In Yersinia enterocolitica subsp. enterocolitica, one DNA window encodes the following:
- a CDS encoding Hcp family type VI secretion system effector, with amino-acid sequence MSQDMFIKIDGIEGESLDANHKNEIQVLAWKWDVSQHSNMHSGSGGGSGKATVSDFCFTHYTDKASPNLLSYCLLGKHIKNIQFVLRKAGGDPLEYLTIKFTDVIITRVDMAGSLEDETRPREEIRFSFTKMTQDYVMQNAEGHKSGVISANYDVKANQQS; translated from the coding sequence ATGTCGCAAGATATGTTTATTAAAATTGATGGTATCGAAGGCGAATCTTTAGATGCTAACCACAAAAACGAAATTCAGGTGCTGGCTTGGAAATGGGACGTTTCTCAGCACTCAAATATGCACAGTGGCTCAGGCGGCGGTTCAGGTAAAGCAACTGTTTCTGACTTCTGTTTCACGCATTATACCGATAAAGCAAGCCCGAACTTATTGAGCTATTGCTTGTTGGGTAAGCATATTAAGAATATCCAATTCGTTCTGCGTAAAGCAGGTGGCGATCCACTGGAATACCTGACTATTAAATTTACCGATGTAATCATCACTCGTGTTGATATGGCCGGTTCTCTTGAAGATGAAACTCGTCCACGTGAAGAGATTCGTTTCTCATTCACCAAGATGACTCAAGACTACGTTATGCAGAATGCTGAAGGCCATAAATCTGGCGTTATTTCTGCTAACTACGATGTTAAAGCTAACCAGCAAAGCTAA
- the tssJ gene encoding type VI secretion system lipoprotein TssJ translates to MKKNIRWFNRITQYFFVALVTLLVMACSSKPQPEPVDKLSVELITAKNINPNDKGVANPLRITVYTLKNTDEFKSSDFFTITEEGTPSLKEQMEKVFDGIMLPNETKTIELTLNSGVTAIGVVAAYREIEQAEWNAVFSPLPKKRVQPWYKKWWSGKQNDPVVKVRVERLSISIKEMD, encoded by the coding sequence ATGAAAAAAAATATCCGTTGGTTTAATCGGATTACACAATACTTTTTCGTGGCATTGGTCACGCTATTGGTCATGGCATGTAGCTCGAAGCCTCAACCCGAACCGGTTGATAAATTGAGCGTCGAGCTGATTACGGCAAAAAATATCAATCCAAATGACAAAGGTGTCGCTAATCCGTTAAGGATCACAGTTTATACCCTGAAGAATACGGATGAATTTAAGTCGAGTGATTTCTTCACTATTACCGAAGAGGGCACTCCATCGCTGAAAGAGCAGATGGAGAAAGTGTTTGACGGAATCATGCTACCTAATGAGACAAAAACAATAGAACTGACGCTAAACAGTGGCGTCACTGCCATCGGCGTTGTTGCTGCTTACCGTGAAATTGAGCAGGCGGAGTGGAACGCGGTTTTTAGCCCGTTACCCAAGAAACGCGTGCAGCCCTGGTATAAAAAATGGTGGTCAGGGAAACAAAACGATCCGGTCGTCAAGGTGCGCGTTGAGCGTCTGTCAATATCAATTAAAGAAATGGACTAA
- the tssK gene encoding type VI secretion system baseplate subunit TssK, with the protein MRTNKVVWSEGLFLRPQLFQQQERYLEYYAHKRAATITPFFWGFAQYEIDREALSYGKLVLRSGKGVLPDGTPFDIPGHAELPEPLTITPDHLGKLIYLAVPLRLDNSDETIFDEYDMSSLARFYAYEADLSDTNAIRQGPKPVQLSRLRLKLVSESEMTESWIGLPLAKVRAIQPDGSVLLHLEDYIPPVTGYAASSLLSEWLTHLNGLVKMRADMLAKRLSNSDGKASASAEIVDYLLLQIFNKYEPSLDHLRNIPELPPIVLYQELAKFAGELSTFIRTKTRRPRPAPGYDHGKLYPSIRPLVDDVHELLNQILVRAGQMIPLEPKGNGVWSASVLPNELRSFSNLVLAVHAQLPMDVLQHQFSVQTKISAPQQLHELVRSHLPGLELQRLPVPPRQIPYSAGYVYFELMKSGPFWDKVSNAGAIALHVAGDFPALKMELWGIRDS; encoded by the coding sequence GTGAGAACTAACAAAGTCGTTTGGAGTGAGGGTCTTTTTCTTCGCCCGCAACTTTTTCAACAGCAAGAGCGGTATCTTGAATATTACGCTCATAAACGAGCCGCCACGATTACCCCATTCTTTTGGGGATTCGCGCAATATGAAATTGATCGCGAAGCGCTCTCCTATGGCAAGTTGGTACTGCGATCTGGCAAAGGGGTATTACCGGACGGTACGCCTTTTGATATTCCCGGTCATGCGGAACTGCCTGAGCCACTTACTATCACCCCAGATCATTTGGGCAAACTAATCTATCTGGCGGTTCCGTTGCGGCTGGATAACAGTGATGAAACTATTTTTGACGAATATGACATGAGCTCATTGGCGCGTTTTTATGCCTATGAAGCAGACCTCAGTGACACTAATGCTATTCGCCAGGGGCCGAAGCCGGTGCAGTTGTCGCGGCTGCGGCTTAAATTGGTTTCTGAAAGCGAAATGACCGAATCATGGATTGGGTTGCCACTGGCCAAAGTCAGGGCGATTCAGCCTGATGGTAGCGTACTGCTGCATCTGGAAGACTACATTCCTCCGGTGACGGGATACGCGGCGAGTTCACTGCTGTCAGAGTGGCTGACTCATCTTAATGGCTTGGTCAAAATGCGTGCCGATATGCTGGCTAAACGTCTGTCAAACAGTGATGGCAAAGCCAGCGCCAGTGCTGAAATTGTCGACTACTTGCTGCTGCAAATTTTTAATAAATACGAGCCAAGTCTGGATCATCTGCGCAATATTCCAGAATTACCGCCAATCGTGCTTTATCAAGAACTTGCCAAGTTTGCCGGTGAATTATCCACCTTTATTCGGACCAAAACGCGTCGGCCGCGCCCGGCTCCGGGATATGACCACGGGAAACTCTACCCGTCGATTCGCCCATTGGTGGACGATGTGCATGAATTGCTCAATCAGATTCTGGTGCGTGCAGGGCAGATGATCCCGCTGGAGCCAAAAGGGAATGGCGTATGGTCTGCCTCTGTGCTGCCTAATGAATTACGTTCATTTTCCAATTTGGTATTGGCTGTTCATGCACAATTACCAATGGACGTATTGCAGCATCAATTCTCAGTACAGACCAAAATCAGTGCGCCACAACAGTTGCATGAACTGGTGCGCTCACATTTACCGGGTCTCGAATTACAGCGGTTGCCGGTTCCACCGCGGCAAATTCCGTACAGTGCGGGATACGTTTATTTCGAATTGATGAAAAGCGGGCCGTTTTGGGACAAAGTTTCCAATGCAGGGGCCATTGCACTACACGTGGCTGGCGATTTCCCTGCATTGAAAATGGAGCTCTGGGGGATTAGAGATTCATGA
- the tssL gene encoding type VI secretion system protein TssL, long form — MSDSSELNPGIPMPSFDQSRDADTNPQALGHFLLDEPGVYTESTQSGAAFSHEATRSPGFQPYDTAQLRGESVQQRVAKAVASPTPLLEAAQPLLRALSEMPQEIADASQVQILKESLKNEITLFSVVCDEADISWKKMAIVRYCLCTALDEAAHTMSWGVMSGWSQSNLLNHFEGDNDGGNKFFLLVGRLSMSPHEYADCLEVLLRILGLGFEGRYSIIEEGDRQLTKIRQGLLTLLQSTRDTVPTALSPHGLIAHQFRKKRGIFVPVRVSMLLCGFLIAATFIGSKYFLSVPESDLLKRMAALQRPVIVPTVAVQKLRLAILLKDEIAKQLVSVDETSSRSKVIFKGDTMFQVGSDKVRSEIMSVIERVAQEVHRVQGAVLIIGHTDSMPINKPGFPNNQVLSEKRAANVARFMEKAGIPTDKIQFEGKGDTQPVSSNDDAAGRSQNRRVEIFVNY, encoded by the coding sequence ATGAGTGATAGCAGTGAATTGAACCCAGGGATACCGATGCCCTCCTTTGATCAAAGCAGAGATGCGGATACCAATCCGCAGGCGTTAGGCCATTTCTTGCTTGATGAGCCGGGTGTTTACACCGAGAGCACACAATCTGGTGCGGCGTTCAGCCACGAGGCTACGCGCTCACCGGGTTTTCAGCCCTATGATACCGCCCAGCTTCGAGGCGAAAGTGTCCAGCAGCGCGTGGCTAAAGCGGTCGCGTCTCCAACGCCATTATTGGAGGCGGCACAGCCATTGTTACGTGCCTTAAGCGAGATGCCACAAGAGATAGCGGATGCTTCGCAGGTTCAGATATTAAAAGAGAGCCTGAAGAATGAGATAACCCTGTTTAGTGTGGTATGTGATGAAGCGGATATCTCGTGGAAGAAAATGGCCATCGTCCGCTATTGCTTGTGTACCGCGCTAGATGAAGCGGCTCACACCATGTCGTGGGGCGTCATGTCGGGTTGGTCGCAAAGCAACCTGCTAAACCATTTTGAAGGTGATAACGACGGCGGGAATAAATTTTTCCTGTTAGTGGGCCGTCTGTCAATGAGCCCACATGAATATGCGGATTGCTTAGAGGTATTGCTGAGGATTTTAGGGCTGGGTTTTGAAGGCCGTTACAGCATTATCGAAGAGGGTGACCGGCAATTAACCAAAATCCGTCAGGGATTGTTGACGTTACTGCAAAGTACCCGCGATACCGTTCCTACCGCGCTTTCTCCGCATGGATTAATCGCGCATCAGTTCCGCAAAAAGCGAGGGATCTTTGTTCCGGTTCGTGTGTCGATGCTGCTGTGTGGTTTCTTGATTGCGGCCACCTTTATTGGCAGTAAATATTTTCTCTCCGTACCCGAAAGCGACCTGCTGAAGAGAATGGCAGCCTTGCAACGTCCGGTTATCGTGCCAACCGTTGCGGTACAAAAACTACGTCTGGCTATTTTGTTAAAAGACGAGATAGCGAAGCAGCTAGTGAGTGTTGATGAAACAAGCAGTCGCAGCAAAGTCATCTTCAAAGGCGACACCATGTTCCAGGTGGGTTCGGATAAAGTCCGGTCCGAAATCATGAGTGTCATCGAGCGTGTTGCGCAGGAAGTTCATCGCGTACAGGGGGCGGTGCTGATTATTGGGCATACCGACTCTATGCCGATCAACAAACCAGGTTTCCCTAATAACCAGGTGCTTTCTGAGAAACGTGCTGCCAACGTTGCACGCTTTATGGAGAAAGCGGGTATCCCGACTGACAAAATTCAGTTTGAAGGGAAAGGGGATACGCAGCCAGTCAGTAGTAATGACGATGCAGCCGGGCGTTCACAAAACCGCCGTGTAGAAATCTTTGTTAATTATTGA
- the tssM gene encoding type VI secretion system membrane subunit TssM has protein sequence MSYLNRLFSGWAMKRILLVGCFLLLAAAIWFLGPFLGFGEARPLEGYEPRIIFLLLALALLLGFWFNVPRFVMLAVVACAAVWVIAPFILVGDSHPLEDPLRRGAIIAFIAFITILYGVWRFMRALALNPALLDNFINPKKGQSELEPDFSEINAVIRNGINYVRRIHSGIPTWKRFFVSSRWRSELPWFMVLGTKSAGKTSLILSSGQDFPLPEQLDRIGKENVSTQHCECLFSNDALFLDTAGKYIDDGKEHQIEWDGILKALKKYRPVKAVNGVIVAISVTDILGKSKAELLTLSATLRARLDDVRGVLGVRFPVYVTITKLDQLSGFDEYFRNLTAEDREQIWGVTFPYNEEKGRADMELEQRISTELALLENRISNNMHVRQQEEYSVTDRKGMYALPQDFRLLSQRVTEVLQNVFFASRFDETKFHTTLRGIYFVSSCQPANIGLLNNSTLVQKWRNVISHMKPASPASLSQRSDDEGQLISETAYGKQYFLKQLFRDVITQDGDLVSYNLKVQSKYRFQNLLGHVACIGLAVWLVWAFLISFQHNDGYLQAVGTKLQHLESSVSRYVKTTNEQMLPTLLNATQQLPEYGTLDVENPSLDWRYGLYTGGAVSRGANNLYQFFLQKYLFPMVEREAEVSLKNAINSGDSEAVYVALKLYLMLTDEEHFDQNYVVDKVTQAWQKSGKIEPYEEKGIFASHLNTLFTQKAWRQYGQAADSELIKQARAMLAEKTETARLWGRVQSHLQAQAPANLTLRKMVGENATQVFTLSDDELLHEGVPGLYTHAGYHQVVKKKLTPLLMQLQQEDRWVMAQPLTSSFDPLALQQDVLTLYLKEYTDYWKRFLSSVRLISVDADSGEYAEGLSLDIALLRTLVSENSPLLNLAKQSVKETTLIETVKEKTLLDDITIRNQGNLVNQAKKVQEKIAFRENKLVQEFVDSQFDGLRAFVKGEPSDGENNSNLSVIQGTQMSRVIGALNDQYTRLVVFNSAFEYGDIPPISHGGERIAIESQTWPDPFSNIIAPLLTSSSQKFENKVITHTSKAIDMGVGEICRNTLQGRYPFADSEKVVSLSDFERFFGAGGTVDSYFKKNLESKVDTTTTPWRYKGSASRDGLEFFEQAAVIRNALFNASEGRKVALDFSVSVRYLAPSITQLIMNFDGNIVRYSHGPVTPSFFKWPGVRQGTIVSLTAQRQQASAMPDILLRGPWALLKWADKADEVAQDASGMQLLTYIMGKDRVELEVSGLTYGNESISELLRGFQCPSVLNDDMHGIW, from the coding sequence ATGTCTTATTTGAATCGATTGTTTTCTGGCTGGGCCATGAAACGAATATTGCTGGTGGGCTGCTTTCTATTACTGGCTGCCGCAATATGGTTTTTGGGGCCTTTCCTCGGATTTGGCGAGGCGCGACCGCTTGAAGGTTATGAACCCAGAATTATTTTCTTACTGCTGGCTCTGGCTCTGTTATTGGGTTTTTGGTTTAACGTGCCGCGCTTTGTTATGTTGGCGGTGGTCGCCTGCGCTGCGGTATGGGTTATCGCGCCCTTTATATTAGTAGGGGATAGCCATCCGCTGGAAGATCCACTGCGTCGTGGCGCAATTATCGCTTTTATTGCCTTTATCACCATTCTTTATGGTGTGTGGCGTTTTATGCGGGCTTTAGCGCTCAACCCTGCGCTATTGGATAATTTTATCAACCCGAAGAAAGGTCAATCTGAACTTGAACCTGACTTTTCTGAAATCAATGCGGTGATTCGCAATGGCATAAATTATGTCCGTCGTATTCACAGTGGCATTCCAACCTGGAAGCGTTTTTTTGTTTCCAGCCGCTGGCGTAGCGAACTGCCTTGGTTCATGGTGCTGGGCACCAAGAGTGCTGGTAAAACCTCACTGATCCTCTCATCAGGACAAGATTTCCCTCTGCCTGAGCAGTTGGATCGCATCGGTAAAGAAAATGTATCGACTCAGCATTGCGAATGTCTGTTCTCTAATGATGCCCTATTTTTAGATACCGCCGGTAAGTACATTGATGACGGCAAAGAGCATCAAATTGAATGGGATGGCATCTTAAAGGCGCTGAAAAAGTATCGTCCGGTCAAGGCGGTTAACGGCGTTATTGTGGCTATTTCAGTCACCGACATTTTGGGTAAAAGTAAAGCCGAGTTATTGACGCTATCGGCCACGCTGCGCGCGCGTTTAGATGATGTTCGTGGTGTGCTCGGTGTTCGTTTCCCGGTATATGTGACTATCACCAAACTGGATCAACTGTCTGGTTTTGATGAGTATTTCCGCAATTTGACCGCCGAAGACCGCGAACAAATCTGGGGGGTGACTTTCCCTTATAACGAGGAGAAAGGGCGCGCGGATATGGAGCTTGAGCAACGTATCAGCACTGAGTTGGCACTGCTTGAAAACCGCATCAGCAACAACATGCATGTGCGTCAGCAAGAAGAGTATTCCGTCACTGATCGTAAAGGCATGTATGCATTACCGCAGGATTTCAGATTGTTGTCCCAACGGGTGACTGAAGTCTTGCAGAATGTGTTTTTTGCCTCGCGTTTTGATGAGACAAAGTTCCATACCACGTTGCGTGGGATCTATTTTGTCAGCAGTTGCCAGCCTGCGAATATTGGGCTGTTAAATAACAGCACCCTGGTCCAGAAATGGCGCAATGTTATTAGTCATATGAAGCCTGCATCCCCGGCCTCGCTTTCGCAAAGAAGTGATGATGAAGGTCAATTGATCAGCGAAACGGCTTATGGAAAACAATATTTCCTCAAGCAGCTATTCCGCGACGTCATCACCCAAGATGGGGATTTGGTGAGTTATAACCTCAAAGTGCAATCCAAATACCGTTTCCAGAATTTATTGGGACACGTGGCTTGTATCGGGCTGGCGGTGTGGCTGGTATGGGCATTCCTTATCAGTTTCCAGCACAACGATGGCTATTTACAGGCGGTTGGTACCAAGCTCCAGCACTTAGAGAGCAGCGTTAGCCGTTATGTTAAAACCACCAATGAGCAGATGTTACCCACGCTGTTGAATGCCACTCAGCAGTTACCTGAGTACGGCACGCTGGATGTGGAAAACCCGAGTCTTGATTGGCGCTATGGTTTATACACTGGCGGGGCGGTGTCTCGGGGCGCGAACAATTTGTATCAGTTTTTCCTGCAAAAATACCTCTTCCCGATGGTTGAACGTGAGGCCGAAGTCTCATTAAAAAATGCGATCAATAGTGGCGATTCTGAAGCGGTCTATGTTGCGTTAAAACTCTATCTCATGCTGACTGATGAAGAGCATTTCGATCAGAATTATGTGGTCGATAAAGTCACTCAAGCTTGGCAGAAGAGCGGGAAAATCGAGCCTTATGAGGAGAAAGGTATTTTCGCCTCCCATTTGAATACGCTTTTCACCCAAAAAGCGTGGCGACAATATGGACAAGCGGCAGATAGCGAGCTGATCAAACAGGCCAGGGCCATGCTGGCAGAGAAAACTGAGACTGCCAGACTGTGGGGGCGCGTTCAATCACATTTACAGGCACAAGCGCCCGCCAATCTGACATTACGTAAAATGGTGGGTGAGAATGCGACACAGGTTTTTACCCTATCGGATGACGAATTACTGCATGAAGGGGTTCCGGGGCTATATACCCACGCCGGGTATCATCAGGTGGTTAAAAAAAAGCTTACGCCATTGCTGATGCAACTTCAGCAAGAGGATCGTTGGGTGATGGCTCAGCCATTGACTTCTTCATTTGATCCTCTGGCGCTACAGCAAGATGTGCTAACCCTGTACTTGAAAGAATACACCGATTACTGGAAACGCTTCCTCTCCAGTGTGCGCCTGATTTCTGTTGATGCTGACAGTGGAGAGTATGCAGAAGGGTTATCTCTGGATATTGCGCTGTTGAGAACGCTGGTGTCAGAGAACTCACCTTTGCTCAATTTGGCAAAGCAGTCAGTGAAAGAAACGACGTTAATTGAAACCGTAAAAGAGAAAACACTACTCGACGATATAACAATAAGAAATCAGGGAAATTTAGTTAACCAGGCTAAAAAAGTGCAGGAAAAGATCGCTTTTCGTGAGAATAAGCTGGTTCAGGAATTTGTTGATAGTCAATTTGACGGACTGCGCGCTTTTGTTAAGGGCGAACCGAGCGATGGGGAGAATAACAGTAACCTTTCTGTGATTCAGGGCACCCAGATGAGCCGGGTTATTGGTGCGTTGAATGATCAATATACCCGTCTGGTGGTGTTTAACAGCGCGTTTGAATATGGCGATATCCCTCCGATCTCTCATGGAGGGGAGCGTATCGCGATTGAGTCACAAACCTGGCCGGATCCGTTTAGCAATATCATTGCGCCACTTTTAACCAGTTCATCGCAGAAGTTTGAAAATAAAGTGATTACCCACACGTCGAAAGCTATCGATATGGGGGTCGGTGAGATATGCCGCAATACCTTACAGGGGCGTTATCCCTTTGCTGATAGTGAGAAAGTCGTCAGTTTGAGTGATTTTGAGCGCTTCTTCGGCGCGGGTGGCACGGTGGACAGTTACTTTAAGAAGAACCTGGAAAGCAAAGTCGACACTACCACCACGCCTTGGCGTTATAAAGGCAGCGCAAGCCGTGATGGTCTGGAATTTTTTGAACAGGCGGCGGTGATTCGCAATGCATTATTTAATGCCAGTGAAGGCCGCAAAGTGGCTTTAGACTTCTCGGTATCCGTGCGTTATTTAGCCCCCTCAATTACGCAATTAATCATGAATTTTGACGGGAATATTGTGCGCTATTCCCACGGCCCGGTGACGCCATCATTCTTCAAATGGCCGGGAGTTCGTCAAGGAACAATAGTGAGTTTAACTGCTCAGCGCCAACAAGCTTCCGCGATGCCAGACATCCTGCTGCGTGGCCCTTGGGCATTGCTGAAATGGGCTGATAAGGCTGATGAAGTGGCCCAAGATGCCAGTGGCATGCAACTTCTGACCTATATCATGGGCAAAGATCGCGTCGAGCTGGAAGTGTCCGGTTTGACTTACGGTAATGAGAGTATCAGTGAACTGCTTAGAGGCTTCCAATGCCCAAGTGTGCTCAATGATGATATGCATGGAATTTGGTGA
- the tssI gene encoding type VI secretion system Vgr family protein: MPYLLGEPALVLSKLEGEEAFSTLYSYTITAKTPANPSIPWQTASNVDLKALIGKEMTIEMELDGNGLDYVKGVGKGTREISGLVEKARFIGRDANQAMFEIVLRPWFYLTDLTSDFKIFQNKNVVDIIDEVLADYNFPFEKRLATTYPILDFQVQYGETDFNFLQRLMEEWGIYWFFEHDDHKQKLILVDHVGAHKRYFSEAYHTIEYLSDEPKAGEEYITQFQTQETLTTGRWVYNDYDFTKSRADILTMDSKPRKTSFSDLEIYQWPGDYDQPDIGEHLARVRIEERGALGSRAVGCGEVRGIVCGANFELQGFPVDKANREYMVISSRLSVSEVAQLSRGDEFHYETTFTVQPTTKIYRHPQLTPKPKTSGPQNAIVVGPPGEEVWTDEYGRVKVRFVWDRYGKNAESDSCWLRVSQAWAGNSFGGIYIPRIGQEVLVDCINGDPDRPLVSGSLYNNVTRPPWDLPANATQSGMVSRTIGGGLTNYNGVRFEDKPGLEQYWEQAERDMARLTKNDETQVIGANADLSVGANRSVLVGANSTSTVLGASAQSVALASSIQVGLARSVVVGATHALNVALANATNVGGANLTNVGGYNALSVGGAHQVAAGGAATLVAGGAVAIGAGGELVLSADTIKIVGKKKVIIQGGEIHLNSDDCCGGGGSGAGGGLAALSSLAGLKLLGGGIGLPLPLPPLPIPPIIPPIPPIDPPEPTAETPEPTIDPPEPTTETPEPTVTPEPTDTPEPTDTPEPTDTPEPTVTPEPTVTPEPTVTPEPTDTPEPTDTPEPTDTPEPTDTPEPTDTPEPTDTPEPTDTPEPTDTPEPTDTPEQTDTPEPTDTPEPTVTPEPTDTPEPTDTPEPTDTPEPTDTPEPTDTPEPTDTPEPTDTPEPTDTPEPTDTPEPTDTPEPTDTPEPTDTPEPTDTPEPTDTPEPTDTPEPTDTPEPTDTPEPTDTPEPTDTPEPTDTPTTPTDTPEPTDTPEPTDTPEPTDTPEPTDTPSRPIRRSRPIRGADRYAGADRYARADRYARADRYAGADRYAGAD; this comes from the coding sequence ATGCCCTATTTATTGGGTGAGCCTGCGCTGGTACTGTCGAAGTTAGAAGGAGAGGAAGCCTTTTCGACTTTGTATTCATATACCATCACGGCAAAAACGCCGGCTAACCCCTCCATTCCTTGGCAGACAGCCTCTAATGTCGATCTCAAAGCCTTAATTGGTAAAGAGATGACCATTGAAATGGAACTGGATGGTAACGGTCTCGATTATGTAAAAGGTGTCGGTAAAGGCACGCGTGAAATTTCTGGTTTGGTCGAAAAAGCCCGATTTATTGGCCGTGATGCCAATCAGGCAATGTTTGAAATTGTCCTTCGACCTTGGTTCTACCTCACAGATTTAACCTCTGACTTTAAGATTTTTCAAAATAAAAATGTAGTAGATATTATTGATGAAGTGCTTGCTGACTATAACTTTCCGTTTGAAAAACGGCTGGCGACGACTTATCCAATACTCGACTTCCAGGTGCAATACGGTGAAACCGACTTTAATTTCCTCCAGCGTTTAATGGAGGAGTGGGGTATTTACTGGTTCTTTGAACATGATGATCATAAACAAAAATTAATTCTGGTCGACCATGTCGGTGCTCACAAACGTTATTTCAGTGAAGCTTACCATACCATTGAATATCTCTCGGATGAGCCAAAGGCCGGGGAAGAATACATCACCCAATTCCAGACTCAGGAAACGCTAACTACTGGGCGCTGGGTCTATAACGACTACGATTTCACCAAATCTCGTGCTGACATTTTGACGATGGACAGCAAGCCACGCAAAACCAGTTTTAGCGATCTCGAAATTTATCAATGGCCTGGGGATTATGATCAGCCGGATATCGGGGAGCATCTGGCGCGAGTGCGTATTGAGGAGCGCGGCGCGTTGGGTTCGCGTGCCGTCGGTTGTGGCGAAGTTCGTGGCATCGTTTGCGGTGCTAACTTCGAACTGCAAGGCTTCCCGGTTGATAAAGCTAACCGCGAATACATGGTTATCTCCAGCCGTTTGTCGGTTTCTGAAGTGGCACAGCTATCCCGTGGGGATGAGTTTCACTATGAAACTACGTTTACGGTTCAGCCAACCACCAAGATCTATCGCCATCCACAACTTACACCAAAGCCAAAAACCAGCGGGCCACAGAATGCTATCGTTGTGGGCCCACCGGGCGAAGAGGTATGGACTGATGAATATGGCCGGGTAAAAGTACGTTTTGTCTGGGACCGTTACGGCAAAAACGCAGAGTCGGACTCATGCTGGTTACGCGTGAGCCAGGCTTGGGCTGGGAACAGTTTTGGTGGCATTTACATTCCGCGTATTGGCCAGGAAGTGTTGGTGGACTGCATCAATGGCGACCCGGATCGCCCGTTGGTCAGTGGTAGTCTCTACAATAACGTGACTCGCCCACCTTGGGATTTACCTGCGAATGCCACACAAAGTGGCATGGTCAGCCGTACTATTGGCGGAGGGCTAACCAACTATAACGGCGTGCGTTTTGAGGATAAACCGGGCCTGGAGCAATACTGGGAGCAGGCCGAGCGCGATATGGCGCGTCTGACGAAAAATGATGAAACACAAGTCATTGGCGCTAATGCTGATCTGAGTGTGGGGGCCAACCGCAGCGTGCTTGTAGGGGCTAATTCGACATCAACTGTTCTTGGTGCTTCCGCGCAATCCGTCGCTTTAGCGTCTTCAATACAAGTTGGATTGGCACGGAGTGTGGTCGTGGGAGCCACTCATGCTCTGAATGTCGCTTTAGCCAATGCCACCAACGTGGGTGGTGCCAACCTGACCAACGTCGGTGGTTACAACGCACTTTCTGTCGGTGGTGCTCATCAGGTAGCCGCTGGCGGTGCTGCGACACTGGTTGCTGGTGGTGCTGTGGCGATCGGTGCGGGTGGTGAGCTGGTGCTCAGTGCCGATACCATCAAGATTGTCGGCAAAAAGAAAGTCATTATTCAAGGGGGAGAGATCCACCTTAACTCTGATGATTGTTGTGGCGGAGGCGGCAGCGGTGCAGGGGGGGGCTTAGCCGCGCTTTCAAGCTTGGCGGGACTGAAGCTACTGGGGGGAGGTATCGGGCTGCCATTGCCATTACCACCATTGCCAATACCACCGATCATTCCACCGATACCGCCAATTGATCCGCCGGAACCAACGGCTGAAACGCCGGAGCCAACAATTGACCCGCCGGAACCAACGACTGAGACACCGGAGCCGACGGTAACGCCAGAGCCGACCGATACGCCAGAGCCGACCGATACGCCAGAGCCGACTGATACGCCGGAGCCGACGGTAACGCCAGAGCCGACGGTAACGCCAGAGCCGACGGTAACGCCAGAGCCGACCGATACGCCAGAGCCGACTGATACGCCAGAGCCGACTGATACGCCAGAGCCGACCGATACGCCAGAGCCGACCGATACGCCAGAGCCGACCGATACGCCGGAGCCGACCGATACGCCAGAGCCGACTGATACGCCAGAGCCGACCGATACGCCGGAACAGACCGATACGCCAGAGCCGACCGATACGCCAGAGCCGACGGTAACGCCGGAGCCGACCGATACGCCAGAGCCGACCGATACGCCAGAGCCGACCGATACGCCAGAGCCGACCGATACGCCAGAGCCGACCGATACGCCAGAGCCGACCGATACGCCAGAGCCGACCGATACGCCAGAGCCGACCGATACGCCAGAGCCGACCGATACGCCGGAGCCGACCGATACGCCGGAGCCGACCGATACGCCAGAGCCGACCGATACGCCGGAGCCGACCGATACTCCAGAGCCGACCGATACGCCAGAGCCGACCGATACGCCGGAGCCGACCGATACGCCGGAGCCGACCGATACGCCGGAGCCGACTGATACGCCAGAGCCGACCGATACGCCGGAGCCGACCGATACGCCGACGACGCCGACCGATACGCCAGAGCCGACCGATACGCCGGAGCCGACCGATACGCCAGAGCCGACCGATACGCCGGAGCCGACCGATACGCCGAGCCGACCGATACGCCGGAGCCGACCGATACGCGGAGCCGACCGATACGCCGGAGCCGACCGATACGCCAGAGCCGACCGATACGCCAGAGCCGACCGATACGCCGGAGCCGACCGATACGCCGGAGCCGACTGA